In Equus caballus isolate H_3958 breed thoroughbred chromosome 25, TB-T2T, whole genome shotgun sequence, one DNA window encodes the following:
- the OR12K5 gene encoding olfactory receptor 1J4 has translation MATRNRTEVTEFVLLGLASWPEMQPIIFGIVLAMYLVAVMGNALLVIVVLLDSKLQTPMYFLLSQLSFIDIFLTTITVPQMLVHMLPVNRTISFNCCIIQLFFFMTVGSMEGHLLAAMAYDRCAAICDPLRYSAIISHRLCLRITLTSWVVVSLNSLLYSVLVTRLTFCGNEVTHFFCDITPLLKLSCTRPVVNEMLIFTEGVAVVVSPFFFILGSYARIGVAIVRKHSVAVLHKALSTCSSHVMVVLLLYGSVIRMYLRPSSSYDLDQDHQIAIFYTVVTPMLNPLIYSLRNKEVKGALQRLFRKLCILGNFQPDSQANREW, from the coding sequence ATGGCCACTAGAAATAGAACAGAAGTAACTGAATTTGTTTTATTGGGCCTGGCAAGTTGGCCAGAGATGCAGCCAATTATTTTTGGGATTGTCCTTGCCATGTACCTGGTGGCAGTTATGGGTAACGCCCTGTTAGTAATTGTTGTTCTCTTGGACTCCAAGCTTCAGACTCCCATGTATTTCCTGCTCAGCCAGCTTTCATTTATTGACATATTTCTCACAACCATCACTGTTCCCCAGATGCTGGTGCACATGCTGCCTGTGAATAGAACCATCTCCTTTAACTGCTGCATaatccagcttttcttttttatgactgtgGGCAGCATGGAAGGCCACTTgctggctgccatggcctatgatcgCTGTGCTGCCATCTGTGACCCCTTAAGATACTCTGCCATCATCAGCCATCGCCTCTGTCTACGCATAACCTTAACCTCATGGGTGGTTGTTAGCCTCAACAGCCTTCTTTATAGTGTGCTGGTCACCCGCTTAACCTTCTGTGGCAATGAGGTCacccacttcttctgtgacatcaCACCCTTGCTGAAGCTCTCCTGCACCCGGCCAGTGGTCAATGAAAtgctaatatttactgagggtGTAGCTGTGGTGGTCAGCCCCTTCTTCTTCATTTTAGGTTCCTATGCCCGCATTGGGGTTGCCATAGTCCGCAAGCACTCAGTTGCTGTCCTGCACAAAGCCCTGTCCACCTGTAGCTCCCACGTCATGGTTGTGCTGCTCCTGTATGGCTCTGTGATCCGCATGTACCTCCGGCCATCTTCCAGCTATGACTTGGACCAGGATCACCAGATTGCCATCTTTTACACAGTAGTTACACCTATGCTAAACCCACTTATCTATAGCCTGAGGAACAAAGAGGTTAAGGGAGCTCTGCAAAGGCTTTTCAGGAAACTGTGCATCTTGGGAAACTTCCAACCTGATTCCCAGGCAAACAGAGAATGGTAG